The following coding sequences lie in one Phragmites australis chromosome 8, lpPhrAust1.1, whole genome shotgun sequence genomic window:
- the LOC133925795 gene encoding ABC transporter G family member 25-like, translating into MAAQVVIAELGFAACVDTIVGKAFVRSVSSDERKWVSIRHEMLVNSSLIILNEPTSGLYSTAVVRLVATLLALARKGRTVVLSVHHPSSRVYCMFDSVLLLAEGSCLYYSAGCDAMDYFMFCGRDARLLCAWQIKVEPSRGSRHGA; encoded by the coding sequence ATGGCCGCGCAGGTCGTCATCGCCGAGCTGGGCTTCGCCGCATGCGTTGACACCATCGTGGGCAAAGCGTTCGTGCGCAGCGTGTCCAGCGACGAGCGGAAGTGGGTAAGCATCAGACACGAGATGCTCGTGAACTCGAGCCTGATCATCCTCAACGAGCCCACATCGGGGCTCTACTCAACCGCCGTTGTGCGCCTCGTAGCCACACTCTTGGCGCTAGCCCGCAAGGGCCGCACAGTGGTGCTGTCCGTACACCATCCGTCCTCTCGCGTGTACTGCATGTTCGACTCTGTGCTGCTACTTGCCGAGGGCAGTTGCCTCTACTACAGCGCCGGCTGTGACGCCATGGACTACTTCATGTTCTGTGGCCGCGACGCCAGACTACTTTGTGCATGGCAGATCAAGGTCGAGCCGAGCAGGGGGAGCAGGCACGGGGCCTAG